A region from the Dehalococcoides mccartyi CG5 genome encodes:
- the rplI gene encoding 50S ribosomal protein L9 has translation MKVVFLKDVPGRGKTGDIKEVNDGYARNYLIPNKLAMPASAAVKSEIAAKQAAEERRKAKAEAEMVELAKNLDGAKVNLKAKTGAKDKLYGQITTTVIAAEIEKQTGKTIDKRKLELAEPIRQLGNYEVVIRFNKDLSSKINLAVTAEENT, from the coding sequence ATGAAGGTTGTTTTTCTGAAAGATGTACCCGGCAGAGGAAAAACCGGAGATATAAAAGAAGTAAATGACGGCTATGCCCGAAATTATCTTATACCTAACAAACTGGCCATGCCGGCTTCTGCCGCAGTAAAGAGTGAGATTGCAGCCAAACAGGCAGCGGAAGAACGCCGCAAAGCCAAGGCTGAAGCTGAAATGGTAGAATTGGCTAAAAATCTGGACGGAGCCAAGGTAAATCTAAAAGCTAAAACCGGAGCAAAAGACAAACTCTACGGGCAGATAACTACAACTGTGATTGCCGCTGAGATTGAAAAACAAACTGGCAAGACCATAGACAAGCGCAAACTGGAGTTGGCTGAACCTATCCGCCAGCTGGGCAACTATGAAGTTGTTATCCGCTTTAACAAAGACCTGTCTTCCAAGATAAATCTGGCAGTCACTGCTGAGGAGAATACTTAG
- the plsX gene encoding phosphate acyltransferase PlsX, with translation MIIAVDVDGGDYAPKEIIKGALKAAQEYKIGLILLGKKEVIHVHAGHYLKKLPIEIVHCPQTVTFNEHAVEAIKGKPKSAIVIGTSLVKQGKADAFISAGNTGAVLAAAFFILGKIEGVERPALGAIITTRPHIPSLLIDAGANAECRPNHLDEFAHLGNIYAKQVLGLENPRIGLLNNGEEEAKGTKLTLETHQLLKKSKLNFIGNIEGHDISLNKADVIVTDGFTGNIVLKTLEGLGDALLKVRKVGHAIDSAAHLRGRALLADVGLGSMVKGMDFEECGGACLLGVKGTIIVAHGRSHARAIKNAIGLAKRTAEKGVDKLIAEDIKSRTKAGTEGDPKNVNTPV, from the coding sequence ATGATAATAGCGGTAGATGTAGACGGGGGTGACTACGCCCCAAAGGAAATTATCAAAGGTGCCCTCAAGGCTGCCCAAGAGTACAAAATAGGCCTTATCCTGCTGGGCAAAAAAGAGGTTATCCATGTACATGCCGGGCATTACCTGAAAAAACTGCCCATAGAGATAGTCCACTGCCCTCAAACCGTAACTTTTAATGAACACGCTGTGGAAGCTATCAAAGGCAAACCTAAGTCAGCTATTGTAATAGGCACTTCTCTGGTTAAACAGGGCAAGGCAGACGCCTTTATCTCTGCCGGCAACACCGGTGCGGTTTTAGCGGCAGCCTTTTTTATTCTTGGGAAAATAGAGGGGGTTGAACGCCCTGCACTGGGTGCCATCATTACCACCCGCCCCCATATCCCTTCACTGCTGATAGATGCGGGAGCTAATGCAGAGTGCCGCCCCAACCATCTGGATGAATTCGCCCATTTGGGCAATATATATGCCAAACAGGTGTTGGGACTCGAAAACCCCAGAATAGGCTTACTGAATAACGGTGAAGAAGAAGCTAAAGGCACCAAACTCACACTGGAAACCCACCAGTTACTTAAAAAAAGCAAGCTCAACTTCATCGGCAATATAGAGGGGCATGATATATCCCTGAACAAGGCTGACGTGATTGTGACGGACGGCTTTACCGGAAATATTGTGCTTAAAACCCTTGAAGGGCTGGGAGATGCTTTGCTTAAGGTCCGTAAAGTAGGCCACGCCATTGACAGCGCCGCCCACCTGCGGGGCAGGGCTTTGCTGGCTGACGTGGGCTTGGGCTCTATGGTAAAAGGTATGGATTTTGAAGAATGTGGCGGTGCCTGCTTACTGGGAGTAAAAGGAACCATCATAGTTGCTCATGGACGAAGCCACGCCCGGGCAATAAAAAATGCCATCGGGCTGGCCAAACGCACTGCTGAAAAAGGCGTGGACAAGCTGATTGCCGAAGATATCAAGTCCCGTACTAAAGCAGGCACGGAAGGAGACCCCAAAAATGTCAACACTCCTGTATGA
- the dnaB gene encoding replicative DNA helicase: protein MLDSKLPPYDVDAEESVSGSLLIDGQAIFDIIPILKPQDFFTEPNRLIFEACMSLYGRSDAINQVTVAQELERLGKLEKCGGSAYLSHVVSVVPTSLDIEHYARIVYRLSVMRQLIDAGQKISELGFKADPDVSDSLGKAEDLLFRLRHERSSLGFTHIKNILDKYFEPVPAPGSEGYQAIPHVLTGLTGMDTFLGGLQRSDLIIMAGRPSMGKTSLALNIARNAAVEQRACTAIFSLEMSRESLVQRLLSNEAAVNSRSIRLNESNPDEERKIMDAIGVLSEAPIFIDDSPQIRVAEIRSKALRLRYEQNIDLIIVDYLQLIQGEGNTKENRVQEISYISRSLKGIARELNVPVIAISQLSRAPEFRSSHQPQLSDLRESGSIEQDADIVVFIYRDEFYYKEEEWANLHPDQEYPREIADIIIAKHRNGPIGTVKCRFRHDLTRFENLGSSTEPSFL from the coding sequence TTGCTTGATTCCAAGCTGCCGCCATACGATGTAGATGCCGAGGAGTCGGTAAGCGGTTCCTTGCTGATAGACGGGCAGGCTATTTTTGATATCATACCCATCTTGAAGCCGCAGGATTTCTTCACCGAACCCAACCGCCTTATTTTTGAGGCCTGCATGTCCTTGTACGGCCGCAGTGATGCCATCAATCAGGTTACCGTAGCCCAGGAACTGGAACGGCTGGGCAAGCTGGAAAAATGCGGAGGGTCAGCCTACCTGAGCCATGTGGTTTCGGTAGTACCCACCTCCCTGGATATTGAACATTATGCCCGCATAGTTTACCGCCTTTCGGTTATGCGCCAGCTTATTGACGCCGGGCAGAAAATAAGCGAACTGGGTTTCAAAGCCGACCCTGATGTCTCGGATTCTCTGGGCAAAGCCGAAGACCTGCTATTCCGCCTTCGCCATGAACGCTCAAGCTTGGGCTTTACCCATATTAAAAATATTTTAGACAAGTATTTTGAACCCGTACCTGCCCCCGGCAGTGAGGGCTATCAGGCTATTCCCCATGTGCTTACCGGGCTGACCGGTATGGATACCTTTTTAGGCGGGCTTCAGCGTTCAGACCTTATTATTATGGCCGGACGCCCTTCCATGGGCAAAACCTCTCTTGCTCTGAATATCGCCCGAAATGCAGCGGTTGAACAGAGAGCCTGCACCGCTATCTTCAGTCTGGAAATGTCACGGGAGTCTCTGGTACAGCGTTTGCTCTCCAATGAAGCCGCCGTAAATTCCCGTTCCATCCGCCTGAATGAAAGCAACCCTGATGAAGAACGCAAAATAATGGATGCCATCGGCGTACTTTCCGAAGCACCCATTTTTATAGATGATTCGCCCCAGATAAGGGTAGCCGAAATACGCAGTAAAGCCCTGCGGCTACGCTACGAACAAAATATAGACCTTATTATTGTGGACTATCTTCAGCTCATTCAGGGTGAAGGCAATACCAAAGAAAACCGGGTACAGGAAATAAGCTATATCTCGCGCTCACTAAAAGGCATTGCCCGCGAACTGAATGTGCCGGTTATAGCCATTTCCCAGCTTTCCCGTGCCCCGGAGTTCCGCTCATCCCATCAGCCTCAGCTTTCAGATTTGCGTGAATCAGGTTCTATTGAACAGGATGCGGATATAGTGGTATTTATATACCGTGACGAGTTTTATTATAAAGAAGAGGAATGGGCAAACCTTCACCCGGATCAGGAATACCCGCGTGAAATCGCAGATATCATAATAGCTAAACACCGTAACGGCCCTATCGGTACTGTAAAGTGCCGCTTCCGCCATGACCTGACCCGTTTTGAAAATCTGGGGTCAAGTACGGAGCCCAGCTTCTTATGA
- a CDS encoding M20 family metallopeptidase, which yields MSDNNLADIKSAIIKMINTEKGSLEELSLKLHANPELGYQEHKAVEWLCEYLSSQNFSIEKNIGGLNTAFKATFGHGTPVIGFLAEYDALPQLGHACGHNLIATSAAGAAVASCLAAKLCGGTVCLIGTPAEELSGGKIQMVEKGIFKELDSALIAHPGNEDIATTQALACVTLNVEYFGKEAHAAAHPDKGINALDAIVLAYTSLNSLRQHIEPSARIHGIITDGGKAANIVPGHSAGTFLIRSQTMPYLKELMDRVLDCFKSAAQATGARLEYRFDKSIYAPMNNNMALANLYVKNMDLLGRKTLLENSDMNFGSTDMGNVSQILPSLHGYYAITRKEVSGHTEEFASAACSVNGLKGALDAAKAMAMTAADLFSNSTNLDKVKTEFQKSTRPSA from the coding sequence ATGTCAGATAACAATCTTGCCGATATCAAAAGTGCCATCATTAAAATGATTAACACTGAAAAAGGCAGTTTGGAAGAGCTGTCTCTGAAGCTGCATGCCAACCCGGAGCTGGGCTATCAGGAACATAAAGCAGTAGAATGGCTTTGTGAATATCTGTCCAGCCAAAATTTCAGCATTGAAAAAAACATAGGCGGCCTTAATACTGCCTTTAAAGCCACTTTTGGTCATGGAACACCGGTTATAGGTTTTCTGGCTGAATATGACGCCCTGCCCCAACTGGGACATGCCTGCGGCCATAACCTTATTGCCACCTCGGCGGCAGGTGCAGCCGTAGCCTCCTGTCTGGCTGCCAAGCTTTGCGGGGGGACTGTTTGTCTGATAGGCACTCCGGCTGAAGAACTTAGCGGAGGCAAAATACAGATGGTGGAAAAAGGGATATTTAAAGAACTGGACTCGGCTCTCATAGCCCACCCCGGTAATGAAGATATTGCCACTACCCAAGCACTTGCCTGTGTTACCCTAAATGTGGAGTATTTCGGTAAAGAGGCTCATGCCGCGGCCCACCCTGACAAAGGCATAAACGCACTTGATGCCATAGTACTGGCTTATACCAGTCTGAATTCACTCCGCCAGCATATAGAGCCCAGCGCCCGCATTCACGGCATTATTACCGATGGGGGTAAAGCTGCCAACATCGTACCCGGACATTCTGCCGGCACTTTCCTGATACGTTCTCAAACTATGCCTTACCTGAAAGAGCTGATGGACAGGGTACTGGACTGCTTCAAGTCTGCCGCCCAAGCTACCGGTGCCCGTTTGGAGTACCGCTTTGATAAATCCATATATGCACCCATGAATAACAACATGGCACTGGCAAATTTATATGTAAAAAACATGGATCTGCTTGGTCGTAAAACTCTGCTTGAAAACTCGGATATGAATTTTGGCAGTACCGATATGGGCAATGTCAGCCAGATTTTGCCAAGCCTGCACGGATATTATGCCATTACCCGCAAAGAAGTCTCCGGACACACGGAAGAATTTGCATCCGCTGCCTGTTCGGTGAACGGTCTAAAGGGTGCGCTGGATGCCGCCAAGGCTATGGCTATGACCGCAGCCGATTTATTTAGTAACTCAACCAATCTGGATAAAGTAAAAACAGAGTTTCAAAAATCTACCCGGCCGTCTGCTTGA
- a CDS encoding HD domain-containing protein, with amino-acid sequence MDRQLALAEVEKRVDNKNLVKHMLATEAVMKGLAGYFGENQDEWAMAGLIHDIDLGEVKDDMSLHSKRSAEIAASLGAGKAVCQAILVHNSAHGIIPDSRMEKALFCADPITGLITAAALVRPDKKLACVEAKSVAKRFKEKSFAAGANREQIASCSSLGLELDEFIRLSLSAMQSVSSDLGL; translated from the coding sequence ATGGACAGGCAATTGGCTTTGGCTGAAGTAGAAAAACGGGTAGACAATAAGAATCTGGTCAAACATATGCTGGCTACTGAAGCAGTTATGAAAGGTTTGGCCGGGTATTTTGGTGAGAACCAGGATGAATGGGCTATGGCTGGGCTTATTCATGATATAGATTTGGGTGAAGTAAAAGACGATATGTCACTTCACAGCAAACGGAGTGCCGAAATTGCTGCCAGTTTGGGTGCAGGTAAAGCTGTTTGTCAGGCTATTCTGGTGCATAACTCTGCACATGGTATTATCCCCGATAGCCGTATGGAAAAAGCCTTGTTCTGTGCTGACCCTATTACCGGGCTTATTACCGCCGCTGCTCTGGTCAGGCCGGACAAAAAGCTGGCCTGTGTGGAAGCCAAAAGTGTGGCTAAACGTTTCAAGGAAAAGTCCTTTGCTGCCGGTGCAAACCGTGAGCAGATTGCCAGTTGTTCAAGTTTGGGTCTGGAACTGGATGAGTTCATCCGCCTGTCCCTAAGCGCCATGCAGTCTGTTTCTTCTGATTTAGGGCTGTAA
- a CDS encoding helix-turn-helix transcriptional regulator, producing the protein MILRTRIKELRARYNLTQSELAETVGVSRQTMLYLEKGKYNPSLILAHKVAKALHADIEDVFILRDV; encoded by the coding sequence ATGATACTGCGCACCCGGATTAAGGAACTGCGGGCAAGATATAATCTTACCCAATCTGAGCTGGCCGAAACAGTAGGGGTCAGCCGCCAGACCATGCTTTACCTTGAAAAGGGCAAGTATAATCCCTCGCTTATTCTGGCCCACAAAGTAGCCAAAGCCCTGCATGCAGATATAGAAGACGTATTTATCCTGCGGGACGTTTAG
- the trxB gene encoding thioredoxin-disulfide reductase: MSTLLYDVIIIGGGPAGLTAALYTGRSKLKTLVIERAFVGGQITRSEKVDNYPGFPEGITGFDLTQQMQIQAEKYGVEITSAEVNAIHKTKDHFEVVTETGGLSGRCIIICGGTERNKLEVPGEEEFSGRGVSYCATCDAPFYNDKVVAVVGGGNMAFYEALHLSEFAKKVYLIHRRQGFRADAVLMDKAKNKSNIELVLDTVVTSINGQDSIQSLSLNNLKTLKTSTLPIDGLFVAVGLQPNTTYLKGVVDMDKNGSILVNDQMETSVSGILSAGDIRSGSIRQVISAAGDGAVAALSAKRYLDL; this comes from the coding sequence ATGTCAACACTCCTGTATGACGTAATAATTATAGGTGGCGGCCCGGCCGGACTAACTGCTGCCTTGTATACCGGACGGTCAAAGCTAAAGACACTGGTTATTGAACGTGCTTTTGTAGGCGGGCAAATAACCCGTTCGGAAAAAGTGGATAACTACCCCGGCTTTCCGGAGGGCATCACCGGTTTTGACCTGACCCAGCAGATGCAAATACAGGCCGAAAAATACGGAGTGGAGATAACTTCGGCTGAAGTAAATGCCATTCATAAAACCAAAGACCACTTTGAGGTTGTCACTGAAACAGGCGGCCTGAGCGGACGTTGTATTATTATCTGCGGGGGGACCGAACGCAATAAACTGGAAGTGCCCGGAGAAGAGGAGTTTTCCGGGCGGGGAGTCTCCTACTGTGCCACTTGCGATGCCCCTTTCTACAATGACAAGGTTGTTGCGGTAGTGGGAGGCGGTAATATGGCCTTTTACGAAGCCCTTCACCTGTCCGAGTTTGCCAAAAAAGTTTACCTGATTCACCGCCGCCAAGGTTTCCGGGCAGATGCGGTGTTAATGGATAAAGCTAAAAACAAAAGCAATATTGAACTGGTGCTGGATACCGTAGTCACTTCCATAAACGGGCAGGATAGTATTCAGTCACTCAGCCTAAATAACTTGAAGACCCTAAAAACCTCCACCCTGCCGATAGACGGACTCTTTGTAGCCGTGGGCTTACAGCCGAATACCACCTACCTGAAGGGGGTGGTGGATATGGACAAAAACGGCAGTATTCTGGTAAATGACCAGATGGAAACGTCAGTAAGCGGCATACTCTCTGCCGGTGATATCCGAAGCGGCTCAATAAGGCAGGTTATATCCGCTGCCGGAGACGGAGCGGTTGCCGCTCTTTCCGCCAAGCGGTATCTTGACCTGTAA
- the uvrA gene encoding excinuclease ABC subunit UvrA, whose amino-acid sequence MAQEYIKIKGAREHNLKNIDVQIPRDKLVVVTGLSGSGKSSLAFDTVYAEGQRRYMESLSSYARQFLGRMEKPDVDHIEGLSPAIAIDQKGVSHNPRSTVGTVTEIYDYLRLLFARTGHPHCPECGKEISAQSVEQITDAVQLLPEGAKILILGPLVRGRKGEYTQMFKDLRKSGYARVRVDGQIKDLSEDIELDKNKKHDIEAVVDRLVVGQAGSQGRVADSVETALKLGGGLVVISVVDGQDMLFSEKFSCADCGVSLGEIEPRTFSFNTPHGACQTCMGLGAKMELDPELIIPDKNQSLADGAISPYQNQNWYFGQVEDLARRAGFSLNKPVSTFTPEQMQLLLYGEGGDIHKYRNRYGRVREYTSGFEGVIPRLDRLYRDSESQGVRESIEKYMLASPCQACGGKRLRKEALSVKIGERNIADVAGMSVDEQFKWANELAGKNTLFSKREQLIAAQILKEIRSRLGFLNNVGLEYLTIDRIAGTLSGGEAQRIRLASQIGSGLMGVLYVCDEPTIGLHPADDTRLVETLQKLRDLGNTILVVEHDESVMRAADYIIDMGPGAGEHGGRVVATGNISEIMQNPASLTGQYLSGAKVIPVPEKRRDGNGQELLIQGARQNNLKNIDVHIPLGKLVCVSGVSGSGKSTLVTDILFKHLAQVFYGAKDRAGGSDSITGTEHIDKIIEINQSPIGRTPRSNPATYTGAFTNIRELFASVPESKVKGYGPGRFSFNIKGGRCETCGGEGYIQIEMQFLPDVTVPCEVCHGARYNREVLEIKFKDKNIADVLDMTVDRALEFFENFPKISSKLQTMQDVGLGYIRIGQPAPTLSGGEAQRIKLATELSKRATGRTLYILDEPTTGLSFEDVAALLRVLQRLVDSGNTVVVIEHQLDVIKNADWIIDLGPGAGIKGGQIVAEGIPEDVALNKASVTGKYLRRVLPKLK is encoded by the coding sequence GTGGCTCAGGAATATATAAAAATTAAAGGTGCCCGCGAACACAACCTCAAAAACATAGATGTCCAAATTCCCCGTGACAAACTGGTGGTTGTGACCGGGCTTTCAGGGTCAGGTAAGAGCTCTTTGGCTTTTGATACCGTTTATGCCGAAGGGCAGCGCCGCTATATGGAGTCTCTTTCCTCTTATGCCCGCCAGTTTCTGGGCAGAATGGAAAAACCGGACGTAGACCATATAGAGGGGCTTTCACCGGCTATCGCCATTGACCAGAAAGGGGTCAGCCACAACCCCCGTTCTACGGTAGGCACAGTGACTGAAATATATGATTACTTGCGTTTGCTGTTTGCCCGTACCGGACACCCTCATTGCCCGGAGTGCGGCAAGGAGATTTCTGCCCAGAGCGTGGAACAGATAACCGATGCAGTCCAGCTGTTACCTGAGGGTGCCAAGATACTCATTCTGGGACCGCTGGTAAGGGGACGCAAGGGTGAGTATACCCAGATGTTTAAAGACCTCCGCAAATCAGGCTACGCCAGAGTTAGGGTGGACGGGCAGATTAAAGATTTGTCCGAAGATATAGAACTGGATAAAAACAAAAAACATGATATAGAAGCGGTGGTAGACCGTCTGGTGGTTGGTCAGGCGGGCTCACAGGGACGTGTTGCGGATTCGGTTGAAACTGCTCTGAAGCTGGGCGGGGGGCTGGTGGTAATATCGGTGGTGGACGGGCAGGATATGCTTTTTTCCGAAAAATTTTCCTGTGCGGATTGCGGTGTAAGCCTGGGTGAAATAGAACCCCGAACTTTTAGTTTCAATACTCCCCATGGCGCCTGCCAGACGTGTATGGGGCTGGGTGCCAAGATGGAGCTTGACCCTGAGCTGATTATACCGGACAAAAATCAGTCTCTGGCGGACGGGGCTATCAGTCCTTATCAGAACCAGAACTGGTACTTCGGACAGGTGGAAGATTTGGCCCGCAGGGCGGGTTTTTCGCTCAACAAGCCTGTTTCCACTTTTACTCCTGAACAAATGCAGTTATTGCTCTACGGTGAGGGTGGTGATATTCATAAATACCGCAACCGCTACGGGCGTGTAAGGGAATACACCAGTGGTTTTGAAGGGGTTATACCCCGTCTGGACAGACTTTACCGTGATAGTGAGTCTCAGGGAGTACGGGAGAGTATTGAAAAATATATGCTGGCTAGCCCCTGTCAGGCTTGCGGAGGCAAAAGGCTTCGCAAGGAAGCCCTGTCAGTAAAGATAGGCGAACGCAACATTGCCGATGTGGCGGGTATGTCCGTAGATGAACAGTTTAAATGGGCAAATGAACTGGCTGGCAAAAATACCCTGTTTAGCAAACGGGAACAGCTTATAGCCGCCCAGATACTCAAAGAGATACGTTCACGTTTGGGGTTCTTAAATAACGTGGGTCTGGAATATCTAACTATAGACCGTATCGCCGGAACTTTGTCCGGCGGTGAAGCCCAGCGGATACGTTTGGCCTCACAGATTGGCTCCGGCCTGATGGGGGTGCTATACGTTTGTGACGAACCTACCATAGGCTTGCACCCGGCAGATGATACCCGTCTGGTGGAAACCCTGCAGAAACTGCGTGATTTGGGCAATACCATACTGGTAGTGGAGCACGATGAATCTGTGATGAGGGCGGCGGACTATATTATAGATATGGGGCCGGGGGCGGGTGAACACGGCGGGCGGGTAGTGGCTACCGGCAATATCAGCGAAATAATGCAAAACCCGGCTTCACTTACCGGCCAGTATCTATCCGGCGCCAAGGTAATACCTGTGCCCGAAAAACGGCGGGATGGTAACGGGCAGGAACTGCTCATACAGGGTGCCCGCCAGAATAATCTTAAAAATATAGACGTACATATCCCTCTGGGCAAGCTGGTTTGCGTCAGCGGCGTTTCTGGCAGTGGCAAGTCCACTCTGGTTACCGATATTCTTTTCAAACATCTGGCTCAGGTATTTTACGGGGCTAAAGACAGGGCCGGCGGGTCAGATTCTATAACCGGCACGGAGCACATTGACAAGATAATAGAAATAAATCAGTCGCCCATCGGGCGGACACCCCGTTCAAATCCGGCTACCTATACAGGGGCATTTACCAATATACGGGAATTGTTTGCGTCAGTGCCCGAATCCAAGGTAAAGGGTTACGGGCCGGGGCGGTTTTCATTTAACATAAAAGGTGGACGCTGCGAAACCTGTGGCGGAGAGGGTTATATCCAGATAGAAATGCAATTTCTGCCGGATGTGACTGTTCCCTGTGAAGTTTGCCACGGGGCACGTTATAACCGCGAAGTGCTGGAGATAAAATTTAAAGATAAAAACATTGCAGACGTACTGGATATGACAGTGGACAGGGCGCTGGAGTTTTTTGAAAATTTCCCCAAAATCAGCTCCAAACTGCAAACCATGCAGGATGTGGGTTTGGGGTATATCCGCATAGGTCAGCCGGCACCTACATTGTCGGGGGGTGAGGCCCAGCGTATCAAACTGGCAACCGAACTTTCCAAACGGGCTACCGGGCGGACTTTATACATACTGGACGAACCTACTACCGGGCTTTCTTTTGAAGATGTGGCGGCACTTCTGCGGGTGCTTCAGCGGCTGGTAGACAGCGGCAATACTGTGGTAGTTATTGAGCACCAGCTGGATGTTATCAAGAATGCAGACTGGATAATAGACCTAGGGCCGGGTGCAGGCATAAAAGGCGGGCAGATTGTAGCTGAGGGTATACCTGAAGATGTTGCCTTGAATAAAGCCTCCGTGACCGGCAAATACCTGCGGCGGGTTTTACCGAAACTGAAATAG
- a CDS encoding DnaD domain-containing protein, with product MSNPPPVPVRQEFTPVSRYFIHRVAPLIEDPAELKVSLAVFSLVQAKKGYPRYTTLAELGAEETLMNTLGKTPNESLQSLEKALKMAVERGTLLGLELKSGKHNHQLYFINTEADTAVVEKIKNGSLALPGLKEVTAEVITGKTGQPNIFKLYEQNIGLLTPMLADNLKEAEKLYPEEWIAEAIKEAVSLNKHNWRYIERILENWSSQGKNSGTHKGNTGETDKYKGQLYDHLVQR from the coding sequence ATGAGTAACCCGCCGCCCGTCCCTGTCAGACAGGAGTTTACTCCCGTATCCCGTTATTTTATCCACCGGGTAGCGCCGCTGATTGAAGACCCGGCAGAACTTAAGGTAAGTCTAGCGGTATTCAGCCTTGTTCAGGCCAAAAAGGGCTACCCCAGATACACCACTCTGGCCGAACTGGGGGCAGAAGAAACCCTGATGAACACTTTGGGCAAAACCCCAAACGAAAGCTTGCAATCACTGGAGAAAGCCCTCAAAATGGCGGTGGAACGGGGAACCCTGCTGGGGCTGGAACTGAAAAGCGGAAAACACAACCACCAGCTTTATTTTATTAATACTGAAGCTGATACAGCCGTAGTGGAAAAAATAAAAAATGGCAGTCTGGCTTTACCCGGTTTAAAAGAAGTAACAGCAGAAGTAATAACCGGCAAAACCGGACAACCCAATATATTTAAACTTTACGAACAGAATATAGGTTTGCTGACCCCCATGCTGGCAGACAATCTGAAAGAAGCTGAAAAGCTGTATCCCGAAGAATGGATTGCCGAAGCCATAAAAGAGGCTGTCAGCCTGAATAAACACAACTGGCGCTATATAGAACGAATACTGGAAAATTGGTCAAGTCAGGGAAAAAACAGTGGAACACATAAAGGAAATACTGGGGAAACAGATAAATACAAAGGCCAATTGTACGACCACCTCGTCCAAAGATAA
- a CDS encoding acyl-CoA dehydratase activase translates to MNIFLGIDSGSVSTKVICLSQSAELTDWVYLPTAGDPLNTLRLALRQLQSRLPESTRVLGVAVTGSARELVAETVGADMLKNEISSQAKAAAHLIPEVKTVIEIGGQDSKLILLENGFVVDFAMNTICAAGTGSFLEHQSRRLDLSLEDMGQLAQFSQNPIELKGRCTVFVESDMIHFQQTGSSRPDIVYGLCKALARNYLNDLGLHKEIRQPVVFQGGVARNPAMKKAFEEELGFSLIVPPRPEITGAWGVALLLRQDTNINTTAKPTNFRGFDTPFLREKV, encoded by the coding sequence ATGAACATTTTTCTGGGTATTGATAGCGGTTCTGTATCTACAAAAGTAATATGCCTGTCACAATCTGCTGAACTGACAGACTGGGTATATCTGCCTACCGCCGGAGATCCGTTAAATACCCTTAGACTGGCACTAAGGCAATTGCAGTCCCGTTTACCGGAAAGCACCCGAGTGCTGGGGGTGGCGGTGACAGGCAGTGCCCGTGAACTGGTAGCCGAAACAGTGGGTGCGGATATGCTAAAAAACGAAATCAGCTCACAGGCCAAAGCTGCCGCCCACCTGATACCGGAAGTGAAAACGGTGATAGAAATTGGCGGGCAGGACAGTAAACTTATACTGCTGGAAAACGGTTTTGTAGTGGATTTTGCCATGAATACCATCTGCGCCGCCGGCACCGGCAGTTTTCTGGAACACCAGTCCCGCCGTCTGGATCTCTCACTGGAGGACATGGGTCAACTGGCTCAGTTTAGCCAAAACCCCATTGAACTGAAAGGCCGCTGTACTGTATTTGTTGAATCAGATATGATTCACTTCCAGCAGACCGGCAGTAGCCGTCCGGATATTGTTTATGGTTTATGTAAAGCTCTTGCCAGAAATTATTTAAACGACCTGGGGCTTCACAAAGAAATCCGCCAGCCGGTAGTTTTTCAGGGAGGAGTTGCCCGAAACCCTGCCATGAAGAAAGCCTTTGAAGAAGAACTGGGCTTTTCACTGATAGTCCCTCCCCGGCCGGAAATAACCGGGGCATGGGGTGTGGCTTTACTGCTTCGGCAGGACACGAATATAAATACAACTGCCAAGCCCACCAACTTTCGGGGGTTTGATACCCCTTTTCTCCGGGAAAAAGTATAG